A stretch of the Leptidea sinapis chromosome 17, ilLepSina1.1, whole genome shotgun sequence genome encodes the following:
- the LOC126969173 gene encoding hydrocephalus-inducing protein-like, which yields MWKVRNATDFIQDFIISDTSGIIERYENQVVPVTYIACRVGVIHQKPLTIDIYDAEGRGNPMIEDVLLLSAECYDVLVECAYANMTENFLNYGNVKVNSTVYQEMYLLNRGKYNIFYKLKKVKKFPEPALLKSFEAVPEFGVIPPTLKLVTIEFECTPTTSMNLVNVPAYICSLLDGSKNQVVVAKFPVCVTIASFYNTFTLFPLGELNFHIIPVGSGVMREVILNNTSKCPVTYEIVVPEEYRPEPAADLQPAKAKLKDNKIKNPPIKCGNFVINNDDNLLAPGTSRTLNIQFFATAAKTFEETIKFIISDTCPAEASGVPLKLVGTGAVPTIDFWNIETTFREHLIVKDLAEYKVHEASPHCVFVEDSVSLHFFGITVNRSYTAAIDLYNCGLVACALTMKLHYQANSNPEIFSLDKYETHIEPLLHKNLGIIFSPKELLEYRAVLEVKLKLFDNQEKSFKICLIGEGVIPRIRLISPQLRYRRIASLKFPVTCLGSVSTRNIRFKNVSSLKTEVSVGVEAAMIGERLIFWIAAAPCSEHMVLDGTKGKVL from the exons ATGTGGAAAGTTCGTAACGCCACCGAtttcatacaagattttataatatCTGATACGTCTGGTATAATAGAACGATATGAAAATCAAGTTGTCCCGGTTACATATATTGCTTGTCGAGTTGGTGTCATACATCAGAAGCCGCTTACAATTGAC ATATATGATGCTGAAGGAAGAGGCAATCCAATGATTGAAGACGTTTTACTTCTATCAGCAGAATGCTACGATGTTTTGGTTGAATGTGCTTATGCAAATATGACCGAAAATTTCCTCAATTATGGAAATGTGAAAGTTAACTCAACCGTCTATCAGGAGATGTATCTCCTAAACAgaggaaaatataatattttttacaa gttaaaaaaagtaaaaaagtttCCTGAACCTGCTTTGTTGAAGTCATTCGAGGCTGTACCCGAGTTCGGTGTAATACCACCGACGTTGAAACTGGTAACAATAGAGTTTGAGTGTACTCCCACCACATCTATGAACCTAGTGAATGTTCCGGCATACATTTGCTCCCTGTTGGACGGCAGTAAGAACCAAGTGGTCGTAGCTAAATTCCCTGTCTGCGTTACAATAGCTTCCTTCTATAACAC tttcacCCTGTTTCCTCTGGGCGAACTAAACTTTCACATCATACCGGTGGGAAGTGGAGTGATGAGAGAGGTTATTTTAAACAACACAAGTAAATGCCCTGTTACCTACGAGATTGTTGTACCAGAAGAATACCGACCGGAGCCAGCTGCTGATCTTCAACCAGCCAAAGCCAAGCTAAAGGATAACAA AATAAAAAATCCTCCAATTAAATGTGGTAACTTTGTTATTAATAACGACGATAATCTACTGGCCCCGGGAACAAGTCGAACTCTTAACATCCAGTTTTTTGCCACTGCGGCAAAAACATTCGAAGAAactatcaaatttataataagcgATACATGCCCCGCCGAAGCCAGTGGTGTTCCATTGAAGCTCGTGGGAACGGGTGCTGTGCCAACGATAGACTTTTGGAACATTGAGACAACATTCAGAGAACATCTCATTGTAAAAGACTTGGCTGAGTATAAAGTTCACGAG GCCTCACCTCATTGTGTCTTCGTAGAAGATTCAGTCTCTTTACATTTCTTTGGAATTACTGTAAATAGAAGTTATACAGCTGCAATTGACTTGTACAACTGTGGTTTGGTAGCGTGCGCGTTGACAATGAAATTACACTATCAAGCTAATTCGAATCCGGAAATATTTTCCCTGGATAAGTATGAAACACACATTGAGCCCTTGCTACATAAAAATCTGGGTATTATCTTCAGCCCTAAGGAGCTTCTT GAATACCGGGCTGTTCTGgaagtcaaattaaaattattcgatAATCAagaaaaatcattcaaaatatgtttaattggAGAAGGCGTCATACCGAGGATACGTCTAATTTCACCCCAGTTACGATACCGGAGAATTGCATCGCTCAAGTTCCCAGTGACGTGTTTGGGATCTGTGAGCACTCGAAACATCCGTTTCAAGAATGTCAGCAGCCTGAAGACAGAAGTATCAGTTGGTGTTGAAGCAGCTATGATTGGTGAAAGACTCATATTTTGGATCGCCGCCGCACCGTGTAGTGAGCATATGGTCTTAGACGGAACTAAAGGTAAAGTGCTTTGA